The proteins below are encoded in one region of Qipengyuania sp. HL-TH1:
- a CDS encoding porin family protein, whose product MKAIFLIGAAAMALAGTSAQAQDVSGFRIEGRLGWEKAGAEAVLPNPEDDEDETGDEFLVGKDKDDGPAYGVEIGYDFQIGDSFVVGAYGGVDLSDSNICVELVEDDLSCAELGRAFTAGLRAGVPFGRNSLIYAKGGYSNGKLDLSYDPDVTDNDDEEPGEIAAFSEKRDGYHLGAGAEIGITSSIYAKLEYVYTDFGSDSYLLDEDEETSIDVQSDRHQVLIGLGLRF is encoded by the coding sequence ATGAAAGCTATTTTCTTGATCGGCGCTGCGGCCATGGCTCTGGCGGGCACCTCCGCACAGGCGCAGGACGTTTCCGGCTTCCGCATCGAAGGCCGCCTCGGGTGGGAAAAGGCCGGCGCCGAAGCCGTGCTCCCCAACCCGGAAGACGACGAAGACGAAACCGGCGACGAATTCCTCGTCGGCAAGGACAAGGATGACGGCCCTGCCTACGGGGTCGAGATCGGCTACGACTTTCAGATCGGCGACAGCTTCGTCGTTGGCGCCTATGGCGGTGTCGACCTGTCGGACAGCAATATCTGCGTCGAATTGGTCGAAGACGATCTCTCCTGCGCCGAGCTCGGCAGGGCTTTCACGGCGGGTCTGCGCGCAGGCGTGCCGTTCGGCAGGAATTCGCTCATTTATGCAAAGGGCGGCTATTCCAACGGCAAACTGGACCTGAGCTACGATCCCGATGTCACCGACAATGACGACGAGGAACCCGGCGAAATCGCTGCCTTCTCGGAAAAGCGCGACGGCTATCACCTCGGTGCCGGCGCCGAAATCGGGATCACCTCGAGCATCTATGCCAAGCTCGAATATGTCTACACCGACTTCGGCAGCGATTCCTATCTCCTCGACGAGGACGAAGAGACGTCGATCGATGTCCAGAGCGATCGCCACCAGGTCCTCATCGGCCTGGGCCTGCGGTTCTGA